From Geotalea uraniireducens Rf4:
GTAGGCTCCGCATCGGGGCGGTAGTCCCACGGTCGCAGGTCGCCTTTGCCTTCGCACCATTCGCAGGAGAATTTCGCCCGCTTGGCCAGCGCCTTGCCGAATTCGGCAATCGCCTCCTGCCGTTCCCTGTTTGCCTGGTAACCCTTCGCCATATTATCTCCTTACACTTTTCAAATCTATTCGCATTCTATTAAACCATGAAAAAAGGATAATGTGAAGCGGCTACCCGGCAGATCAAAAAAATAGTCCCCCCTCCCCCTTCGATGGGGGAGGGATGGGGTGGGGGTGCAAAACAGTGATTCTTCGATATTCATATTCACCCTTCCCCTAGCCCCCTCCCATCGAAGGGAGGGGGGATCATTTGGGGTCATCTGACGCTTTTTGCATAAATCAACGCACTATTCATGCAACCTGAGCTGTGTTTTTGTTCTGCAAAAGTTGAGTCTTTATCTTTAGTTTTTGCACGCCATGTCGATAAGATAGCTTGCGGGAACGTATTTTTGCGGGTGTCGTTTGAATGCGGATTGTTAATGATTGACCAGGAGAAATCGTCATGAAACTTGACAGGATGGTTGTCAAAAGGTTTGAAGATCTGGCGGCAAAGGCAAAGGAGGTGGAAGCGACCGTCCTTATCAACGACACCTCGGCCGTTGTCGATTCGAACAAATTCCAGGAATGGGCGACAGAAGCCATGAATCTCCTGCAGCGGGTGTTCGGCGAGGAGAGTGTCCATTATCATAACTTTGATGTCATTTATTCCAAGATCATCAATATCGCCTACCTGGAGAGCTTCAGTACCTGCAAAGGTATCCTCAAGGCGGCGCAGGAAGACTATGAAGGGGGCAACACCTTTGAACTGCACGATCATCTCCATGAAGCCGTCCTGAAATATGTCTCTAACCAGGCATCGGAACTGCTCCGGTCAGGGCAAAAGGAGGCCGCCTGCATTTTATCCGTCGTCGCTCTGGAATCGGCACTGAAAGAGTTGTGCGAGCGGGCGGGCATTCCCCGGGGAAGCCATGAAGAGATGAACAAAGGTCTTTACAAGGCGGGCGTCTATACCATCGGCACGCAACAGCGGGTCAGCGACTGGGGCTGCATCAGGGATGATGTCCTGCGCGGCTTGAGCGACCAGTATTCTATCTCCGACGTCGATGTAATGTTGAAAGGGATCGAGCGCTTTATGGCCAAGCATCTGACCGATGCTTCTGCCTAAGGCCGGGAGCAGATGTCGATGATGACGGCCGATAGCAAACCGAGCAGGTAAAAGATGGAGGCTTGAAAGGCCCGCTGGAAGCGGCGGTTTTTTACCAGGTAGAGATAACAGCTGAAAAGGTTGAAAAAGCCGAGGCAAAGTGCTTCGATGGCGAACCGGGCGGAACAGGCGCCGGTGAACCAGAGGGCCAGTGACGCGGGCAACAGCAGGGCGGCGAAGACAAAGATGCACACTTTCGTATACGCCTCTCCCCGGACCAGGGGCAGTGTCGGTACGCCTGCCCGCCGGTAATCGTCCTGGTGCTTGAGGGCCAGGGCCCAGAAATGGGGCGGCTGCCAGAGGAGCATGACGAGAAACAGGATCAGGGGTGCGCTGCTGATGGTACCGCTGACGGCACTGGCGCCGACGAGAACCGGCAGCGCCCCGGGAATCCCCCCGGGCACGACTCCCCAGGGAGAGCGACGCTTGAACCAGAGCGTATAGAGGGGCGTGTAAGAGAATATTGCCAGGAGGATCAGGGCCGTTGTCAGCCGGGGGAGGAACGTTATGCTGAGCGCCAGCGCGGCGAACAGCATTCCCGCCGCGGCTACCGTTGCTCGCTGCGCTCCAATGCGCTCAAGCGAGGCAACCCGTCTATGCAGCCGCGCCATCCGGGCATCCAGCTTTGCATCCAGGACGCCATTAATCATGGCAGCAGCGGCGGCGGCCAAAAGCAGCGCGGTCAGGCAGATCAGGCACTCTTTTGTTCCGGGCATGCCCCTTCCAGCCAGGACCATGCCGGTAAATCCCGCCAGGGTCGCTGCTGCGACAATTCCCGGCTTGGTCAGGACGAAAAAGGCTGCACACCATCCGGCTTTCCTCTCTGCACAACCGCTCCCCGCATTTTCCCCTGTTTCCGCTATAAGGTCGATAATGCACCCCCCTTGATTTCATCCTTGATTTGAAATTGTAATTACTTCACGCGCCCACATCCAGACCAGCGCCGAGAGCATGGCCAGCGCAACCGCCAGGTGCAGGGCCGTTGCCGCGAAGTTGAGCCCGGATTGCACAACTCCCGCTCCTACGCCGATCTGCAGGATTCCGGTTATGACGAGGAAGAGGGCCGGCTTGCGCTGCCTGCGGAGGCGTTCGTCCATCAAGGCGGCGATGTAGAGGATGGCCGTTGTGATGAGGATGAGATAGGCCAGCAGCCGGTGGGAAAAATGGATACGCATCGGCCCATCCAGAAGCGGCGGCAGCCAGTGCCCCAGGCAGGTGGGAAAGTCGGGGCAGGCGAGCCCTGCCTGGGCATGGCGCACGTATGCGCCGAGGGCTGCCTGGGAGAATATCAGTGCCCCCAGACCGAAAAAGAGCAGCGCATATCCTTTGAGGCTGAAGCCTGCCGGTTCCTTTTCTCCGTCAAATGCGGCCATGTAGAGGACGGAGATAAAGACCAGCAGGCCGGTCACGAAGTGGATGGTGGTGAGCTGCAGCGGCAGTTCCAGGAGAACGGCAAATCCGCCGATGACGATCTCCGCTGCGACGAGACCGACGGCTGCCAGGGGGACCGCTTTTGCCGCTCCATGGTAGCTCCTGAAGCGAACGTAACCCAAGGCCAGGAGAAAAACGGTTGCAGTGGCGGCGATCACCCGGTGCATGAATTCCATCCAGATGTCCAGCCGGAACGGTGGGAGCAGCCGCCCCTGGCAGAGAGGCCAGTCCGGGCAGGCCATGCCCGCCTTCATTCCGGCAACCAGGTTGCCCCAGATCAGGAGCAGAAAAAAGAGTGCAACGGTGATACGACCGAGCATGGAAACCTCCTTGAAAGCTGTTCTACGTTCGAGGTTCTATGTTCTACGTTGAAAACCTCAAACCGTAACCTCGAACCTCGAACCTCGAACCTCGAACCTTGAACGTAGAACGTAGAACGTAGAACAGCCTTACCTGAACATCGTGTCCGCCAGCGTGCCGAAGATGATCAGCGCCAGGAAGAAGAGGGGGAAGATGGCAAACGCCCAGACCAGCCTGTTCTCGTAGCGAAGCTGCATGAAATAAAGGGCGACGAGCGCAGCCTTTGCCGAGGCTATGGCCATGGCGACCGCCACGTTCCCCATCCTCAGGTCCAGGTAGGAGACCCCCCAGGTCGCCCCGGTCAGGATGAGGAGGGCGATCCAGACGATGATGCAGGTACGATAAGCGGCCATTGAATTCCTTGCATTTTTGCCACAGAGCCACAGAGACTCAAAGAAAACCACAAAATCAGCCTTTCTCTGTGAACCTCCGTGTCTCGGTGTCTCCGTGGTGGATTTTCTCTTTTTTCAGCCGATCAGGTACAAAAGCGGAAACAGGTATATCCAGACCAGATCCACAAAGTGCCAGTAGAGCCCGGTTATTTCCACCGGGGTGTGCTCCTCCGCCGAGAATTTCCCCCTGCCGGCCATGACGAGCATCGTGGCGAGTGCCGCCATGCCGGCAAAGACATGGATGGCGTGGAGGCCGGTCATCATGTAGTAGAGGGAGAAGAAGTTGTTCGTCCGCGGCAGCTCCCCGCGGGCGAAATGCTCCGCGTACTCGGCGTACTTGATGCCGAGGAAGGCGGCGGCGAGCAGGATGGTAAGAAGAAGGCAGCGCTTGAGCGTCCCGGTTTTCCCCTCCCTGATGGCCGCAATCCCCAGCGCCACCGTCAGGCTGCTCGTGATGAGGACCACCGTGTTGATCGCTCCGAACAGCCGGTTCAGCTTCAGGTATTCGGTGTGGAACATCTGCGGGTCCCCGACCCGCAAGACGGTATAGGCGGTGAAGAGCCCGCCGAACAGGAGCACCTCGGTGGCGAGGAAGGCCCAGATGCCGAGCTTGGCGGTCTCCAGCGCGGCGCCTTGCTGTTCGGTTGTGTGTTTCGTTTCCGTCATATATCTATCCGCCGGGATCGAGGAGCGAGGGACGAGGTTCGAGGCTGAAAAATCCTCGTTCCTCTATCCTCGCTCCTCATTCCTCATTCCTCATTCTTTGCTCCTCGAACCTTTATCATCCTTCTTCCCATAGCCGTATGGCCAGTCGGTGACGACCGGGATCTCCGCGAAATTCTCCGTCTGCGGCGGAGAAGATGTCTGCCATTCCAGGGTCAGTCCCCGCCAGGGGTTTGCCGGCGCCGGCCTGCCCCGGAAGAGGTTGTACGCGAAGTTCCAGAACATGATGAACACCCCGATTGCCAGGACCCACGATCCCACGGTGGAGACGATGTGCAGATCCTGGTACTGGGGAGGGTATTCGGCCCAGCGGCGCGGCATCCCCTTCAAGCCCAGGATGAACATGGTGAAGAAGGTGACGTTGAAGCCGATGAAGATGAACCACCAGGCAACCCTGGCGAGCCTCTCGCTCGCCATCCGTCCGCTCATCTTCGGGAACCAGTAGTGGAGCCCGGCAAAGAAACCCATCACCGTCCCCCCCATCATGGTGTAGTGGAAGTGGGCCACCACGAAGTAGGTGTCGTGGAGCTGGACATTGGTGCCGAGGGCCCCGAGGAAGGGGCCGGTAAGCCCCCCCGCGATGAAGAGGAAGATGAAGGTCAGGGCATAGAGCATGGGGGACTCGAAGGTGATGGACCCGCGGTACATGGTGGCGATCCAGTTGAAGACCTTGATCCCGGTCGGCACGGCCACGAAGAAGGTGAGGAACGAGAATATCACGCTGGCGGTGCTCGACATGCCGCTGACGAACATGTGGTGCCCCCAGACGAGGAAGCCGATGAAGGCGATGGCGAGCGACGACGAGGCGATGGCCCGGTAGCCGAAAATCGGCTTGCGGGAAAAGACCGGGATCACCTCGGATATGATCCCCATGGCGGGGAGGATCATGACGTAGACCACCGGGTGGGAGTAGAACCAGAAAAAGTGCTGGAAGAGGAGCGGGTCGCCCCCCTTGGCCGGGTCGAAGAAACCGATGCCGAAGAGCCGCTCGGCGGCCAGAAGCAGGAAGGTGATGCCGATCACCGGGGTGGCCAGCACCTGGATGATGCTCGTGGCGTACATCCCCCAGATGAAGAGGGGGAGCCGGTTCCAGGTCATCCCCGGCGCCCGCAGCCGGTGGATGGTGACGATGAAGTTGATTCCCGTGAGGATCGACGACATTCCCACCAGGAAAAGTCCGAGGGAGAGGGTGGTGACCGCGGCGCCGGTCCGTGCCGAGTAGGGGGTGTAGAAGGTCCAGCCGGTGTCCATGGGGCTAGAGAGGGAGGCGAGGGTGACGATGATCCCGGCGACGAAGATCCAGTAGCTGATGATGTTGAGCCGGGGGAAGGCCACGTCCCTGGCGCCGATCATGATGGGAATGAAGAAGTTCCCCAGTGCCGAGGGGATGGCCGGGATGATGAAGAGGAAGATCATCAGGGCGCCGTGGAGGGTGAAGAAGACGTTGTAGGTGTGGTCGGAGATTAAGCCGGGGCCGGGCGTCATCAGCTTCAGGCGCAGCAGCATGGCGAACATCCCGCCGACGAAGAAGAAGAGGAGGGTGGTGAAGAGGTACATGACCCCGATCCGCTTGTGGTCCAGGGTGTAGGCCCAGGACCGGAAACCTTTCTCGGTCAGGTAGCCGCGGTCGGCGGTCGTATGGCTTTCGGCAAGTTCCGTCATCAACCGTTTCCTGTGGGTAGTGCCGGTAGCAGAGGTCGCAGACTAAAGTATAGCACGTCTAGTGCACCCCGCACCGTCCGGCAAGGAAAAATCGGGTTCAGGAGGAGCCAAGTCCTGGTCCACCATTCATCGGTTTTGTCATGGATCCACCGTTGCGATGCCGTCCGTTTTATGATACTAGATACCCATGGGCAAACAGGAGATCATTGACATAATCAGGCACAGCAAGCCGGAAATAGAAGCCCGTTATGGTGTCATGCGGGTGGGACTATTCGGCTCATATGTGCGCGAGCAGCAGCGCAAAAAGAGTGACATCGATATCCTCGTCTCCTTTGATCGGGATATAGACCTGTTCGAGTTCATCGATCTGCAGGAATTCCTGGAGGCACTGCTTCATCACAAGGTCGACCTTGTCATGGAAAAAGCCCTCAAACCTGCCATCGGCAAACGCATCATCTCCGAGGTAGAGTATGTATAGGGGGCGGGAGATATCCGACTATCTCGACGATATCCGCAATGCCATCGCGGAGATAGAGGAATTTACCCACGGTATGACCTTTGAGACGTTTGCAGCGGACAAAAAGACCGTCAATGCAGTCATCAGGAGTCTCGAAGTGCTTGGAGAGGCTACAAAAGGCATCCCTGCAACCTTCCGCAAAAAAATATCCCGATATCCCCTGGAGCAAGATGGCCGGCATGCGCGACGTACTAATCCATGACTATATGGGAGTCGATCTCATAACGGTCTGGAAAGTCGCCAAGGAAAGGTTGCCGGAGCTTAAGTCCCTGCTTGAAGGGATGAGCTGAGAGTCCTTGTCAAAGTTGCAATCCTAATCCCGACGCCCCCCTTAATCCCTTATCGCCAATTAAAAACAGGAGAGAGTATGAGCAGTTTGCCAAAATGTCCGAAATGCAGTTCAGAATACACATACGAAGACGGGAATATGTATGTTTGCCCGGAATGTGCCCATGAATGGGCAATGGTTGCGGCCGTAGAGAGCAGCGAGCAGCGTGTCGTGCGTGATGCCTATGGGAACGTACTGAATGACGGTGACTCTGTCACAGTGGTGAAAGATCTGAAGATAAAGGGCTCGACATCTGTAGTTAAAGTGGGGACCAAGGTCAGGAATATCCGTCTTATTGAGGGCGACCATGATATCGACTGCAAGATTGACGGCATTGGCGCGATGCAGTTGAAATCAGAGTTCGTAAAAAAGGCGTAGCTCAGCGCATAAAGAGAAGGGCGTGGGTTTGGAAAATGCCTACAGCGGCAGATCCTACGCAGCCTTCGATAACGGCTGTACTTGTCGCAACCTCTGGACCAGCATTTTTTCAGCGGTTTTCAGGTCATAGCTGGTTTGCAGGTTCATCCAGTAGGTCGGTGTCTGGCTAAATACCTTTCCAAAAAGTACAGCCAGCTCAGCAGTAACAGGGCGTGAGCCCTTGATAACATGTGATATCCGCATTGGTGAAACGCCAATTGCATGAGCAAAAGCATTTTGCGACATGCCAAGTTCGTCGAGTATTTCCTTCAGGAATACCCCGGGATGAATGGGGGGAAGTCCGTTTTTGATGACCATGAGATTTCTCCTTAATGGTAGTCGGTTATTTCGACATCCGTTGCTTCGCCGTTGGCAAAATTGAAGCATATTCGCCACTGGTCATTAATCCTGATGCTCCACTGTCCTGCTCTATCGCCGGAAAGAGTTTCAAGGCGGTTTGATGGAGGCATCAGCAAATCCGATACCTCGCGTATATTGTCCAATTGCGTCAAGCGCATGATCGCGCGGGTGATGATTTCCGTAGGGAGCTTTTTTGACTTCCCGGTTGTAAAGAGTTTTTCTGTTTCTTTGTTTGCGAATGAAGTAATCATTGATAAAAATATAAACAATTTGTTTATATAAATCAACCCTGAAAGAGCGAAAAAGGTGCTGGATAGTCCTCCCTTAGCCTTTTGACCCTCCTGCCGCGAGATCTTTCTCAGCGCCGTTCACTTCAGCGTCTTGATATAGACGATGATCGCTGTTATGTCGTCGTCCTTCAGCATCCCCTTGTAAGAGGGCATGACCGGCTGGAACCCCTTGATTACCTTGACGTTGGGCTCCTCGATGTAGTTCTTGATGTACTGCTCGTCGGCCGTAGTGGTAGTGCCGTCGGTAAAGGTCACCGTCCTGCCGAACAGCCCCTTCCAGGTGGGGCCTATCTTCGGCGAGCCGTCGATGGAGTGGCATGCCAGGCAACCGGACTTTTCCGCTAGCTCCTTACCCTTCTCCCACAGCGGCTCCCCTTTCTCCTCCTCCTCTTTGCCCGCCAGCCACTCCCGGTACTCCTCCTCGGGCATGACGATCATGACGGCGCGCATGGTCGAATGGCCGGTGCCGCAGTACTGGGTGCAGTAAATGTCGTACTTCCCTTCCTTCTCCGGCTGCAGCCAGAGGGAGGTATAGCTGCCGGGGAGGATGTCCTGCTTTAACCGGAACTCGGGAAGATAAAAGCCGTGAATCACGTCCGCGGAGGTCATGATGAACCTGACCGGTTTCCCCTGCGGGACCCGCACTTCGTTGACGGCGGTCCGGCCATCCGGGTACTTGAACAGGTAAAGCCACTGCCTGGCCGTGACGTTGATTTCCGCGGTCCCCGGTGGCGGCGTGCGGATGTCCCGGAACACCAGGTAGCCGTAAATGAATATAGCCAGGATGAGAAACGATGGGACCACCACCCAGACGGTTTCCAGCAGTCGGTTGCCGGTTATGTAGGGGGTATCTGGCTCTTTCTCCCCCTTTCGCTTGCGATACCGGACGGCGAACCAGATGAGGGCGCCCTGGGTGATGAGAAAAAAGAAGAGCCCCACGAGCAAGATGAAGATAAAGAGGGCGTCCACCTCTTCGGCCAGCTGTCCGACCCGGGGGGCAAAGAAGATGTTCATGCGCTGTTATCCCCCCGTTTTCTTTCCCCTGGTTTCTGCCCCCCCCTTGTCCCTGCGCCACAGCGAGAAGAGCAGCACTCCCATGAGGAGCAGGACCGCTCCCCCGCCGATCTTCATGACGTTCACCGCGGCCAGGGCGTACTTTTTCCCTATCGGGTCATAGTGGTAGCAGTAGAGGAGCACCTGGTTGAGGAAGGGGGAGCCGCCGATCTTGCCGTCCGCAGCCTCCAGGAGGGCGAGCTTCAGGTCGGCCGGGCGCTGTTCGATCCCGTAGAGGTAACGGGCGACCTTGCCCGCCGGGGTCAGGACGAGAATGACCGACGGGTGGGCGTAGTTGTTCTTTTCCAGGCGCACATACCGCATCCCCACGGTTTTGGTCAGGCGCTCGATCGCAGTTTCCGTCCCGAGGAGAAACGGCCAGTTTCGTTCAGGGTTGGCGAGCCCCGGCAGCATCCTCCATGTTTCGCCCGACTTGGCGCGGGCCATGGCGGTCGTCTCTTCCTGGTCGATGCTGACGGTGACGATCCGGTAGTCTTTTCCGGGCAAGAGCCCCTTGATGGCGATGATCGTGTCGGAGAGGTTCCTGAAGATGAGCGGGCAGAGCGTCGGGCATGAGTAATAGTTCAGGGTAAGGATGACCGGCCCGCCGGTTAAGTAATCTCCCAGCCGGACCTTCCTGCCGTCCTGGTCGGTGAAGGGGAGGTCGAGCGGGACCTGGGCCCCCGGTTTTTCGTCTACGCCGACGTTCGGCAACTTTTCATCCTGGAGGGTATGCGCCTCCAGCCGGCCGGGCACAAGTCCGGCGGCGGTCAGGCAGAGGGCGAGCAGTGCGCCGATCAGCAAGGTCCCGGGGTGAACGGGCATCCTCTTCATAACCGGCTGACTTTGTGAGGAGAGTATGGGCATGGAAAAAGTTTAACCAAAAGCGGTGATATTGCAACGAGGAGGAGATCATCGATCTGGTGAAAGCGTTCAGTTTCATATGCATTGAATATTCTCGCGGCTAAAAATGCTTTTTCCGGATTTGCCGCCGTCCGCGTCGCTGGATGATGCGAAGCTTGTGCATTGTGATAAGATATTGATAAAACGCGGGAGGTGCTTTGTATGGTTCGCTTTTATGATCCAAAGGATGAGGCCGAACTGGCGATGGTGGAAGCTGTCCTGAAAAAGGGGGGAATCGAGTATTTCCTCTCCCGGGAGCCTGAAGCGGGAATAGGGTCCTTGCAGGTACACGTGGCCGAGGAGGACCTGCCAAAGGCAGAGGAACTGATGCAGCAAAAAGTCCGCTAGTTTTCCCTGTGACGGTTATGGAAAAAGACATTCTCACCGCCATCGTCGAGGTGGAGAAGGAGATTCGGGAGCGGCTCGCAACGGAGCGAAGCAGCGCTGAGACGCGCCTTGAACAATTGCGTCGGGACGGTGAGGAGGAGGTATTAAGAGAGGAGGAACGGTTAAAGATCGAGCTTCATAATGCGCTGGCAGCCGCCAAGGCAGAAGTAGAGAAGCGGGCCGCCGTTCTGGTCGGCGATGCATCCGCACAGGCGGAAAAACTGGCCGGGCTCGTTGAAGAGGCCCTGCAGCGGCACATAATGAGGCATCTTACCAGGATAGCGCCGGGAAAACAGCATGATAGTCGGGATGTCGAAGGTTGAAATCATCGGGCCGAAAGAGCTGCTCCTGCCGGTGCTTGAGCTGCTCAAGCAGCTCGGGGTATTTCAGGTCGAACCGGACATCAGTGGGTTTGTCGCGGAGGGGAAGGAAGCGGAGGTCAGATCGCTGTTGCTCGATGAGAAAAGCCTGGCGCAACGCATCTATTTCGAGGACCTCCGGCGGAAGATCGATGACCTCTGCGCCTGTTTCCCCGTGGTTGCCGTCAGGAAGAGCTATCTTGACCCGCAGAGCGTGATCGACGTAATTGCCGCCACGGCGGAAAAGCACGTCGCTTACTTCGGCGGGATTTGCCTGAAGAAGGAGGCCATGCGCAGGGAAGAGCGCGACCTCGGCCGCTATACGGCTTTTCTCGGGGCCATCGAAAACCTCCTGGCAGGCGTCGAGGCGAGAACCGGCCTGGACTTTATCGGGGTGACAATACGCGAGCCGGAGCTCGTGGAGAACCTGCGGCTGATTTTGGCCCGGCTGACCGGGGGGAGGTTTGAAATCGTCACGACGAAGGCTGCAGACGGAACCGTCATCGGCCTGATATCCACGGCAAAGGAGTTTTCGGAAAGGGTGAAGCGGGCCCTCTCCGACGAGCACATTCCGGAGCTCTCCTTTCCCCCATCTTTCGACCATCTCTCGTTCCCGGAAAAGATCAATTTTGCGCAGCAGCGGCTGGCGGAGCTTGCTGCCGGGATTGCGGCCATCGACAGGGAACTGGAGCGGTTTGCGGGGCGCTGGCTGGCCATTTACCAGCGGGTGCGGGAGTGGCTCGACGACAGGCTCTCCCTGCTCAGGCAAAGCGCCATGGTCCACGAGACCTGCATGTGTTTCTTTATCCACGGCTGGATGCCGTCTGCGGACGTGGCGCTCTTGGGAAAAGAGCTGAACGGGCGGTTTAGCGGCAAGGTGGTGGTGGAGGAAAAGCGGATGCTTGAGGAGGACCTGGACCGGGTGCCGGTCGCCCTGAAGAACCCCACCTATTTCAAGCCCTTTGAGCTGTTCGCCCGGTTGTTGCCGCTGCCGCGTTACACCTCGTTTGACCCGACCACGTTCATCGGCATTTTCTTCCCGCTCTTCTTCGGCATGATCCTGGGTGACGTAGGTTACGGACTGATACTCCTCGTTGTTGCCCTTATCCTGCTCAAGCGCGTCAAGAAACGGGCCGCCGTGAGGGACGGGGCGAAGATCCTGCTCATATCCTCCACCTACACCATTGTTTTCGGCCTGTTCTACGGCGAATTCTTCGGCAGCCTGGGAACCACACTTACCGGTCTGGAAACGCCGTTCATTTCCAGGGAAAGGGGGGTGGCGCCGATGCTCATCTTTTCGCTGACGGTCGGCCTTGTCCAGGTGGTGCTGGGGCTCTCTCTCGGCTTCCTGTCGGCCGTAAGGCGAAAGACGAAGAGGGAAGCGCTTTTCAAACTCCTCAACATAATCATCATTCTCTGCCTGGCGGCATTGCTGGTGTCGTTTTTCGAGCTCTTCCCCCACGTCCTGGCCGGGCCGGTGATGGCCGTACTCCTGGCGGCCGTGCTGCTCCTGATCGTCACCGGCGGCCTCCTGGCCCCCCTGGAGCTGTTGAAAAACATCGGCAACATCATCTCCTACGCGAGGATCATGGCCATAGGGCTTGCGTCGGTCCTCCTCGCCAACGTGGCCAATCGCCTGGGGGGAATGACCGGCGACGTAGTGACCGGCGCTGTGGTTGCGGGGCTGCTCCATGCCGTCAACCTCGTCCTCGGCGTGTTTTCACCCACCATCCAGTCCCTGCGGCTCCATTACGTGGAATTTTTCAGCAAGTTCCTTGAAGCGGGGGGGAGGCGATTCGAACCGTTCAAGAAAGACCGTTGATCCGGGAGGTAATTATGGAAAAGGTACTATTGGGTTTTGCGGCGGCGCTGGCCATAGGGCTCCCCGCCATCGCCACGGGGTGGGCGCAGTCGAAGATCGGTTCAGCCGGGGCGGGTGCCGTTGCCGAGAAACCCGAGCTGACCGGGACGATGCTCATCATGCTCGCCATTCCCGAAACCATGGTGATCCTCGGCTTTGTTGTGGCGGCCATGATCCTCTATCTGTAGCAGGGGAGCGTCATGGGGTACGTGGAACTGATAGCGGCGCTCCGCCGGGACGGGGAGGAACAGCTCGAGAAGATTCGAAGTGATGCAGAGCGCGAGGCGGAACGGGTGAAGGGGGACGCTTCGGCCCGGATCGAGCGGCTGAGGGCGGAGTATGCCGAGCGGCTGGCTTCGCTGGAAGCCGCTCAGGCCAGGGCCATTCTTGCCGACGCCGAGAGCAAGGCATCATCGATCAGGCTCGCAACGGAAAGCGCCCTGGCCGTGCGGCTTTTCCTGCTGGCACGCTCGTCCCTCCACCACCTCAGGGACGAAGGGTATGAGCAGCTCTTTG
This genomic window contains:
- a CDS encoding nucleotidyltransferase family protein, translated to MGKQEIIDIIRHSKPEIEARYGVMRVGLFGSYVREQQRKKSDIDILVSFDRDIDLFEFIDLQEFLEALLHHKVDLVMEKALKPAIGKRIISEVEYV
- a CDS encoding type II toxin-antitoxin system RelE/ParE family toxin encodes the protein MITSFANKETEKLFTTGKSKKLPTEIITRAIMRLTQLDNIREVSDLLMPPSNRLETLSGDRAGQWSIRINDQWRICFNFANGEATDVEITDYH
- the cyoE gene encoding heme o synthase, with the translated sequence MIDLIAETGENAGSGCAERKAGWCAAFFVLTKPGIVAAATLAGFTGMVLAGRGMPGTKECLICLTALLLAAAAAAMINGVLDAKLDARMARLHRRVASLERIGAQRATVAAAGMLFAALALSITFLPRLTTALILLAIFSYTPLYTLWFKRRSPWGVVPGGIPGALPVLVGASAVSGTISSAPLILFLVMLLWQPPHFWALALKHQDDYRRAGVPTLPLVRGEAYTKVCIFVFAALLLPASLALWFTGACSARFAIEALCLGFFNLFSCYLYLVKNRRFQRAFQASIFYLLGLLSAVIIDICSRP
- a CDS encoding HepT-like ribonuclease domain-containing protein, which codes for MYRGREISDYLDDIRNAIAEIEEFTHGMTFETFAADKKTVNAVIRSLEVLGEATKGIPATFRKKISRYPLEQDGRHARRTNP
- a CDS encoding HepT-like ribonuclease domain-containing protein; translation: MPWSKMAGMRDVLIHDYMGVDLITVWKVAKERLPELKSLLEGMS
- the ctaD gene encoding cytochrome c oxidase subunit I, which gives rise to MTELAESHTTADRGYLTEKGFRSWAYTLDHKRIGVMYLFTTLLFFFVGGMFAMLLRLKLMTPGPGLISDHTYNVFFTLHGALMIFLFIIPAIPSALGNFFIPIMIGARDVAFPRLNIISYWIFVAGIIVTLASLSSPMDTGWTFYTPYSARTGAAVTTLSLGLFLVGMSSILTGINFIVTIHRLRAPGMTWNRLPLFIWGMYATSIIQVLATPVIGITFLLLAAERLFGIGFFDPAKGGDPLLFQHFFWFYSHPVVYVMILPAMGIISEVIPVFSRKPIFGYRAIASSSLAIAFIGFLVWGHHMFVSGMSSTASVIFSFLTFFVAVPTGIKVFNWIATMYRGSITFESPMLYALTFIFLFIAGGLTGPFLGALGTNVQLHDTYFVVAHFHYTMMGGTVMGFFAGLHYWFPKMSGRMASERLARVAWWFIFIGFNVTFFTMFILGLKGMPRRWAEYPPQYQDLHIVSTVGSWVLAIGVFIMFWNFAYNLFRGRPAPANPWRGLTLEWQTSSPPQTENFAEIPVVTDWPYGYGKKDDKGSRSKE
- a CDS encoding COX15/CtaA family protein, encoding MLGRITVALFFLLLIWGNLVAGMKAGMACPDWPLCQGRLLPPFRLDIWMEFMHRVIAATATVFLLALGYVRFRSYHGAAKAVPLAAVGLVAAEIVIGGFAVLLELPLQLTTIHFVTGLLVFISVLYMAAFDGEKEPAGFSLKGYALLFFGLGALIFSQAALGAYVRHAQAGLACPDFPTCLGHWLPPLLDGPMRIHFSHRLLAYLILITTAILYIAALMDERLRRQRKPALFLVITGILQIGVGAGVVQSGLNFAATALHLAVALAMLSALVWMWAREVITISNQG
- a CDS encoding HigA family addiction module antitoxin, producing the protein MVIKNGLPPIHPGVFLKEILDELGMSQNAFAHAIGVSPMRISHVIKGSRPVTAELAVLFGKVFSQTPTYWMNLQTSYDLKTAEKMLVQRLRQVQPLSKAA
- a CDS encoding cytochrome C oxidase subunit IV family protein; the protein is MAAYRTCIIVWIALLILTGATWGVSYLDLRMGNVAVAMAIASAKAALVALYFMQLRYENRLVWAFAIFPLFFLALIIFGTLADTMFR
- the coxB gene encoding cytochrome c oxidase subunit II, producing the protein MNIFFAPRVGQLAEEVDALFIFILLVGLFFFLITQGALIWFAVRYRKRKGEKEPDTPYITGNRLLETVWVVVPSFLILAIFIYGYLVFRDIRTPPPGTAEINVTARQWLYLFKYPDGRTAVNEVRVPQGKPVRFIMTSADVIHGFYLPEFRLKQDILPGSYTSLWLQPEKEGKYDIYCTQYCGTGHSTMRAVMIVMPEEEYREWLAGKEEEEKGEPLWEKGKELAEKSGCLACHSIDGSPKIGPTWKGLFGRTVTFTDGTTTTADEQYIKNYIEEPNVKVIKGFQPVMPSYKGMLKDDDITAIIVYIKTLK
- a CDS encoding cytochrome c oxidase subunit 3 family protein gives rise to the protein MTETKHTTEQQGAALETAKLGIWAFLATEVLLFGGLFTAYTVLRVGDPQMFHTEYLKLNRLFGAINTVVLITSSLTVALGIAAIREGKTGTLKRCLLLTILLAAAFLGIKYAEYAEHFARGELPRTNNFFSLYYMMTGLHAIHVFAGMAALATMLVMAGRGKFSAEEHTPVEITGLYWHFVDLVWIYLFPLLYLIG
- a CDS encoding zinc ribbon domain-containing protein YjdM; translation: MSSLPKCPKCSSEYTYEDGNMYVCPECAHEWAMVAAVESSEQRVVRDAYGNVLNDGDSVTVVKDLKIKGSTSVVKVGTKVRNIRLIEGDHDIDCKIDGIGAMQLKSEFVKKA